One segment of Clostridium ljungdahlii DSM 13528 DNA contains the following:
- the noc gene encoding nucleoid occlusion protein: MQKNVNYIPVDLILPNVYQPRKYFNEESLEELAQSISSYGIVQPLSVRKLGENKYELVAGERRLRAAKKAGLTEVPVIIVDISDKESAAIALLENLQRENLNFLEEAEAYYNLIKDHSYTQEKLAETIGKKQSTIANKIRLLRLDKEIRIMLLENNLTERHARALLKLPTLEIQKKILKIVIKKSLNVKKTEELINKELDKLTSNKKNKRKKIKGIFSPKVYINTIKQIFDKYGLNAKYTSEDSDEEVQIIITIPKK; the protein is encoded by the coding sequence ATGCAAAAGAACGTTAATTATATACCCGTAGATTTAATTTTACCTAATGTATATCAACCGAGAAAATATTTTAATGAAGAAAGTTTAGAAGAGTTAGCTCAATCTATAAGTTCATATGGAATAGTTCAACCACTGTCAGTAAGAAAATTAGGTGAAAATAAGTACGAATTAGTTGCTGGGGAAAGAAGACTGAGAGCAGCAAAAAAGGCAGGACTTACTGAAGTTCCTGTAATAATAGTAGACATAAGTGATAAAGAATCTGCTGCAATTGCACTTTTAGAAAATTTGCAGAGGGAAAATTTAAATTTTTTGGAAGAAGCAGAAGCATACTATAATTTAATAAAGGATCATTCTTATACTCAAGAGAAACTAGCTGAAACTATAGGAAAAAAGCAATCTACTATTGCAAATAAGATTAGACTTCTTAGACTTGATAAAGAAATTAGAATTATGTTACTAGAGAATAACTTAACTGAAAGGCATGCGAGAGCCTTATTAAAACTTCCAACATTGGAGATTCAGAAAAAAATATTAAAGATCGTAATTAAGAAATCTTTGAATGTAAAGAAAACAGAAGAACTTATCAATAAAGAATTGGACAAGCTCACCAGTAATAAAAAAAATAAAAGAAAGAAAATAAAAGGAATATTTTCTCCTAAAGTATATATAAATACAATTAAGCAGATTTTTGATAAATATGGGTTGAATGCAAAGTATACTTCAGAGGATTCAGACGAAGAGGTTCAGATTATAATTACTATTCCTAAAAAATAA
- the rsmG gene encoding 16S rRNA (guanine(527)-N(7))-methyltransferase RsmG: protein MQYFKIIDTACKDVGLEFDEKKYSKFIKYKDILKFWNNKINLTTIVEDEDIIKKHFIDCVKIFKFSPLRDISNVIDIGTGAGFPGIPMKIVNPQIKVVLLDSLNKRINFLNQVISDIELNDIKCIHGRAEDFSKDIEYREKFDAAVSRAVANLTVLSEFCIPYIKLGGYFVAMKGPSVEDEIKESKKAVSILGGKIEDIIKIENDDLNHNLVVIKKIRRTPNMYPRKAGIVSKKPLK, encoded by the coding sequence ATGCAATATTTTAAAATTATAGATACTGCGTGTAAAGATGTAGGACTAGAATTTGATGAAAAAAAGTATAGTAAATTTATAAAATATAAGGATATATTAAAATTTTGGAACAACAAAATCAATCTTACTACTATAGTAGAAGATGAAGATATAATAAAAAAACACTTTATAGATTGTGTAAAAATATTTAAATTTTCACCATTAAGAGATATTTCTAATGTTATTGACATAGGAACAGGAGCTGGATTTCCAGGTATACCTATGAAGATAGTTAATCCTCAAATAAAAGTAGTGCTTTTAGATTCGTTAAATAAGAGGATAAACTTTCTGAATCAAGTTATATCAGATATTGAATTAAATGATATAAAATGTATACATGGAAGAGCAGAAGATTTTTCTAAAGATATTGAGTATAGAGAAAAATTTGATGCAGCAGTTTCAAGGGCTGTAGCAAATTTAACTGTTCTAAGTGAGTTTTGTATTCCTTATATAAAATTAGGTGGATATTTTGTGGCTATGAAAGGTCCATCTGTTGAGGATGAAATTAAGGAAAGTAAAAAAGCTGTTAGTATTTTAGGTGGGAAAATAGAGGATATAATAAAAATAGAAAATGATGATCTTAATCATAATTTAGTCGTAATAAAAAAAATTAGGAGAACACCAAATATGTATCCAAGAAAGGCAGGTATAGTTTCTAAAAAACCACTAAAATAA